The following are from one region of the Strix uralensis isolate ZFMK-TIS-50842 chromosome 4, bStrUra1, whole genome shotgun sequence genome:
- the AK7 gene encoding adenylate kinase 7 — MAAGPAQGRRVFLNHLDSYCGRSIGEYLSRCVVGASLESIEEEEEKDENDSAAEVSSRSKEEVYQIVGTLSEPESTKPCFAEETYTVSSREELLSHLLECEIVLYNITEDANQIEEATWAASALHMEMEYFATPKLFILISTIMTWAKSKPPDPEDPEIPFTDEDYRRRKSHPNFMDHINAEKLILKLGKTNKHKFPTYVVASGHQYGAGEGVLHYFFKIGWLSETPAIPVFGDGNNFIPTIHVLDLAAVLQNIADHRPRSHYILAVDLSMHTLQELIKCISKNVGPGKIEMIPKEDAFLSKELTQMHLDMLLVNLRMESMFLKETFNIKWVAQAGLVENIEQIVNEYKQSRGLLPLKVCIHGPPGVGKSSIAEELCKHYKIHHIKINDVISETIANLEKIVAPKELDSDSVREEGESVEEEEGENIEAAHELLARIKERMEKNAGCLDDQYVVKFVKDKLKSMPCRNQGYILDGFPESYDQAKDLFNLESENEEEGIKGKIPKCDKLITPEFVISLSASDEFLINRIINLPERIVAGTRYTQDRFLQSLNLFRELNTDDKTVLNYFDELEIHPRFIDVAKFEDPENRFIVKEIIKEIGEPRNYGLTDAEKENLERKAAEDRLLKEAQEKAERERKEAEERAERMANWEEWNKHLEEVKRQEQELLEAQSLPLRNYLMKNVMPTLMQGINECCRIRPDDPVDFLAEYLFKNSTDIE, encoded by the exons TATTTATCCAGATGTGTTGTTGGGGCATCACTTGAAAGCatagaagaagaggaggagaaagatgaaaatgaTTCAGCTGCTGAAGTTTCTAGTAGATCAAAGGAGGAAGTCTACCAAATAGTGGGTACCCTTTCTGAACCAGAGAGTACTAAACCATGTTTTGCAGAGGAAACATACACA gtctCTTCTCGAGAAGAGCTCTTAAGCCACTTGCTTGAGTGTGAGATTGTGTTATATAATATCACTGAGGATGCAAATCAAATTGAGGAAGCAACATGGGCTGCTTCTG CCCTACATATGGAAATGGAGTATTTTGCAACACCAAAGTTATTCATCCTCATTTCAACAATAATGACATGGGCAAAAAGCAAGCCCCCTGACCCT GAAGATCCCGAGATTCCTTTTACTGATGAAGATTATCGCAGAAGAAAATCTCATCCTAACTTTATGGATCACATAAATGCTGAAAAACTCATTCTCAAACTTGGGAAAACT AACAAACATAAATTTCCAACTTATGTTGTTGCCTCGGGACATCAATATGGAGCTGGAGAAGGGGTCTTACACTACTTTTTTAAG ATAGGTTGGCTTAGTGAGACTCCTGCAATACCTGTTTTTGGAGATGGAAACAattttattccaaccattcaTGTTCTTGATTTAGCAGc AGTGTTACAAAATATAGCAGACCACAGGCCAAGGTCTCACTATATACTTGCAGTAGATCTATCTATGCACACTCTTCAAGAATTAATAAAG tgTATCAGTAAAAATGTTGGACCAGGAAAAATTGAGATGATTCCAAAAGAAGACGCATTCCTGAGCAAAGAGTTAACA CAAATGCATTTGGATATGTTGCTTGTGAACCTGCGAATGGAATCTATGTTTCTGAAAGAGACTTTCAACATTAAGTGGGTTGCTCAGGCAGGACTGGTGGAGAACATTGAACAAATCGTCAATGAATACAAGCAAAGTCGAGGATTACTG cctctcAAAGTTTGCATTCATGGTCCTCCTGGGGTTGGCAAATCTTCCATTGCTGAAGAGCTCTGCAAACACTACAAGATACATCACATTAAGATAAATGATGTGATTTCTgaaacaatagcaaatctg GAGAAAATTGTGGCTCCTAAAGAACTGGACTCTGACAGTgtgagagaagagggagaaagtGTTGAAGAGGAGGAGGGTGAAAATATAGAAGCAGCACACGAGTTATTAGCTAGAATAAAAGAAAGGATGGAGAAGAATGCAG GTTGTCTAGATGATCAGTATGTTGTTAAATTTGTGAAGGACAAGCTCAAATCTATGCCTTGTAGGAATCAGGGATATATTTTAGATGGGTTCCCAGAATCCTACGACCAGGCAAAAGATCTTTTTAATT TGGaaagtgaaaatgaagaagaagGAATAAAGGGCAAAATACCTAAATGTGATAAATTAATCACACCTG AATTTGTTATTTCTTTGAGCGCATCTGATGAATTCCTTATAAACAGGATAATAAATCTGCCAGAGAGAATTGTTGCTGGAACTCGTTATACCCAGGACCGGTTCCTGCAATCTCTGAATCTCTTCAGAGAGTTAAACACAGATGATAAGACTGTTCTCAACTATTTTGATGAACTTGAAATACATCCTCGGTTTATTg ATGTAGCCAAATTTGAAGATCCTGAGAACAGATTTATTGTAAAAGAGATCATCAAAGAAATTGGGGAACCTCGGAATTATGGCTTGACAGATGCAGAAAAGGAGAATTTGGAACGCAAAGCAGCTGAGGACCGCCTTCTCAAAGAAGCTCAAGAAAAAGCTGAACGAGAGCgtaaagaagcagaagaaagagctGAAAGGATGGCAAATTGGGAAGAGTGG AATAAACATCTGGAGGAGGTGAAAAGACAAGAACAAGAGTTATTGGAGGCCCAGTCCCTTCCACTAAGAAACTATTTAATGAAGAATGTCATGCCAACACTTATGCAAGGGATAAATGAATGCTGTAGGATCAGGCCAGATGATCCAGTCGATTTTCTG GCAGAGTATCTCTTCAAGAACAGTACTGATATTGAATGA